The Streptomyces sp. RKAG293 genome includes a region encoding these proteins:
- a CDS encoding EAL domain-containing protein: MSSTGAVIAQPPAHTGRAGLVPQLLVAVLCGGYATGAAVGWGSAWIADIMGDFGLAAAAAAASVSSFVYARTLTGRQRPTWFLFAGSSAMVALGNGTWGWYEVVLDGPYPKTSIADFFFLLFAPPAIIGLLMLAKRPVTRAGWVCLALDAWLVGGSLLTLAWSLALANDASLKGLSAAQAALRLAYPLLDIALASMVLALHFRRSPANRVAVNTAIAALALTVLCDALFRSPLWRDHYQSGHILDAGWFAGSMLLAYAPWAGRRDAARLEPRSIAHSSRKVAGSLAALVPYLSAGVCTLGILYNVIDGRKTDHVVLFTGCTVVLALVVRQGIMLLDNISLTQELAQKENHFRSLVQGSSDVIMIAAPTGVLRYVSPAARGVYGRDAEDMVGTELASHIHPEDLGRVVHEVRRFLAASPAAEPATRIECRIRAGRGRDGGGWLNVESSVNRYQGGLIFNSRDVTERVRLQAQLQHNASHDPLTDLPNRALFTERVSHALGGRRSGDGEAAVLFVDLDGFKAVNDTVGHQAGDELLVQAARRLQESVRSGDTAARLGGDEFAALICGGSADRELREYQIHEIADRLRSALSEPYRVESGEVRVAASIGVAFAEPGITPSELMRNADLAMYRAKQAGKGRVEMYAPQMQADVVRRAELATRLRNALHDGEFTLLHQPVVELRTGRVAAVEAQARWRSAQGILFTPAEFLRVAEDTDRTAELSRWLLQEAVEQAALRHGSGHAVPVAVRMSVRRLMHRDLPLGSIETLLSRHELPAGGLVLELTDNDPRISLEELERRLSALRRLGVQIALDGFGTGYAAMTALRTLPVDLLKIDRSFVEGIVESARLHKITAGMLRIAEDLGIRTVADGVDRPEQVTALRAMGCTHGQGMAFSGPLDEHRLRGSLARGGYPVPHGSIALTGGPLPVRHTGSTGTSDPLRSNAETPVPPA, translated from the coding sequence GTGAGCTCGACCGGGGCGGTGATCGCTCAGCCGCCCGCCCACACCGGCCGGGCGGGGCTCGTGCCGCAACTCCTGGTCGCCGTGCTCTGCGGAGGCTACGCGACCGGCGCCGCGGTGGGCTGGGGATCGGCCTGGATCGCCGACATCATGGGCGACTTCGGGCTCGCCGCCGCCGCGGCCGCGGCCAGCGTCTCCTCGTTCGTCTACGCCCGGACCCTCACCGGCCGCCAGCGGCCCACCTGGTTCCTGTTCGCCGGCTCGTCCGCCATGGTGGCGCTCGGCAACGGCACCTGGGGCTGGTACGAGGTCGTGCTGGACGGCCCGTACCCCAAGACCTCGATCGCCGACTTCTTCTTCCTGCTCTTCGCCCCACCGGCGATCATCGGTCTGCTGATGCTCGCCAAACGCCCGGTCACCCGGGCCGGCTGGGTCTGCCTGGCGCTGGACGCCTGGCTCGTCGGCGGCTCCCTGCTCACCCTGGCCTGGAGCCTCGCGCTCGCCAACGACGCGAGCCTGAAGGGGCTCAGCGCCGCCCAGGCCGCGCTGCGGCTCGCCTACCCGCTGCTCGACATCGCGCTCGCCAGCATGGTGCTGGCGCTGCACTTCCGGCGCTCCCCGGCCAACCGCGTCGCGGTCAACACCGCCATCGCCGCCCTCGCGCTGACCGTGCTGTGCGACGCGCTGTTCCGTTCCCCGCTCTGGCGCGACCACTACCAGTCCGGCCACATCCTGGACGCCGGGTGGTTCGCCGGCAGCATGCTCCTCGCCTACGCCCCCTGGGCGGGCCGGCGGGACGCCGCCCGGCTGGAGCCGCGCTCCATCGCGCACTCCAGCCGCAAGGTCGCCGGCTCGCTGGCCGCCCTCGTCCCGTACCTCTCGGCGGGCGTCTGCACCCTCGGCATCCTGTACAACGTCATCGACGGCCGGAAGACCGACCATGTGGTGCTCTTCACCGGCTGCACCGTCGTCCTCGCGCTCGTCGTCCGCCAGGGCATCATGCTGCTCGACAACATCTCCCTCACCCAGGAACTGGCCCAGAAGGAGAACCACTTCCGGTCCCTGGTGCAGGGCTCCAGCGACGTCATCATGATCGCCGCGCCCACCGGCGTGCTGCGCTACGTGAGTCCGGCGGCCCGGGGTGTGTACGGGCGGGACGCCGAGGACATGGTGGGCACCGAGCTCGCCTCGCACATCCATCCCGAGGACCTGGGGCGGGTGGTGCACGAGGTCCGCAGGTTTCTCGCCGCCTCGCCCGCCGCGGAGCCCGCTACGCGCATCGAGTGCCGGATCCGCGCCGGCCGCGGCCGGGACGGCGGCGGCTGGCTCAACGTGGAGTCCAGCGTCAACCGCTACCAGGGCGGGCTGATCTTCAACAGCCGCGATGTGACCGAACGGGTGCGATTGCAGGCCCAGCTCCAGCACAACGCCTCGCACGACCCGCTCACCGACCTGCCCAACCGGGCCCTGTTCACCGAACGGGTGAGCCATGCCCTCGGCGGCCGGCGCAGCGGCGACGGCGAGGCGGCGGTGCTCTTCGTCGACCTCGACGGTTTCAAGGCGGTCAACGATACGGTCGGCCACCAGGCCGGCGACGAGCTTCTCGTCCAGGCGGCCCGGCGGCTCCAGGAGTCGGTCCGGTCCGGGGACACGGCGGCACGGTTGGGCGGCGATGAATTCGCCGCCCTCATCTGTGGCGGGAGCGCCGACCGCGAGCTGCGGGAGTACCAGATCCACGAGATCGCCGACCGGCTGCGGTCCGCGCTCTCCGAGCCGTACCGCGTGGAGTCCGGCGAGGTCCGGGTCGCCGCCAGCATCGGGGTCGCCTTCGCCGAGCCGGGGATCACGCCCAGCGAGCTCATGCGCAACGCGGACCTGGCGATGTACCGCGCCAAACAGGCGGGCAAGGGCCGGGTCGAAATGTACGCGCCCCAGATGCAGGCCGACGTGGTGCGCCGCGCCGAGCTGGCCACCCGGCTGCGCAACGCCCTGCACGACGGGGAGTTCACCCTGCTGCACCAGCCCGTGGTCGAGCTGCGCACCGGGCGGGTGGCGGCCGTCGAGGCGCAGGCCCGCTGGCGCTCCGCCCAGGGCATCCTCTTCACCCCCGCCGAGTTCCTGCGGGTGGCGGAGGACACCGACCGCACCGCGGAGCTGAGCCGCTGGCTGCTGCAGGAGGCGGTCGAGCAGGCCGCGCTGCGGCACGGCTCGGGCCATGCCGTGCCGGTGGCCGTCCGGATGTCCGTCCGCCGGCTGATGCACCGGGACCTGCCGCTCGGCAGCATCGAGACCCTGCTGAGCCGCCATGAGCTGCCGGCCGGCGGCCTGGTGCTGGAGCTGACCGACAACGACCCGCGGATCTCCCTGGAGGAGCTGGAGCGCAGGCTCTCGGCGCTGCGCCGGCTCGGTGTGCAGATCGCGCTGGACGGCTTCGGCACCGGATACGCCGCGATGACCGCGCTGCGCACCCTCCCGGTGGACCTGCTCAAGATCGACCGCAGCTTCGTCGAGGGGATCGTCGAATCCGCCCGGCTGCACAAGATCACCGCGGGCATGCTGCGGATCGCCGAGGACCTGGGCATCCGCACCGTGGCGGACGGGGTGGACCGGCCCGAGCAGGTGACCGCGCTGCGCGCCATGGGCTGTACGCACGGCCAGGGCATGGCCTTCTCCGGGCCGCTCGACGAGCACCGGCTGAGGGGCTCCCTGGCCCGTGGCGGCTACCCCGTACCTCATGGTTCCATCGCTCTGACCGGCGGCCCACTACCCGTGCGGCACACCGGAAGCACCGGAACGAGTGATCCCCTTCGCTCAAATGCTGAGACGCCCGTCCCACCCGCTTGA
- a CDS encoding acetolactate synthase large subunit: MTEQATGAPHPQQRARSGGQQPTTPERMTGAQSLIRSLEAVGADTVFGIPGGAILPAYDPLMDSVKVRHILVRHEQGAGHAATGYAQATGRVGVCMATSGPGATNLVTPIADAHMDSVPLVAITGQVASKAIGTDAFQEADICGITMPITKHNFLVTKAEDIPRTIAEAFHIASTGRPGPVLVDIAKDALQNQTTFSWPPQMDLPGYRPVTKPHAKQIREAARLINEAQRPVLYVGGGVMKARATAELRILAELTGAPVVTTLMALGSFPDSHPQHVGMPGMHGDVTAVTALQKSDLLIALGARFDDRVTGRLDTFAPFAKIVHADIDPAEIGKNRAADVPIVGDAREVLADLIVAVQADHEAGHKGDYTDWWKDLNRWRDTYPLGYDTPNDGSLSPQQVIERIGQLAPEGTLFAAGVGQHQMWAAQFIKYEKPNTWFNSGGAGTMGYAVPAAMGAKAGVPGATVWAVDGDGCFQMTNQELVTCALNNIPIKVAIINNGALGMVRQWQNLFYGERFSNTVLHAGETNADSGSTVGVGSTVNRGTRVPDFVKLSEAMGCVGLRCESPDELDAVIAKANSINDRPVVVDFIVHEDAMVWPMVAAGTSNDEILAARDVRPDFSDGQED, encoded by the coding sequence ATGACCGAGCAGGCCACCGGGGCCCCCCATCCGCAGCAGCGGGCCCGCAGCGGGGGACAGCAGCCCACCACTCCCGAGCGCATGACGGGCGCGCAGTCCCTCATCCGTTCGCTCGAGGCGGTCGGCGCCGACACCGTATTCGGTATCCCTGGCGGTGCGATCCTGCCGGCCTACGACCCGCTGATGGACTCCGTCAAGGTCCGCCACATCCTGGTCCGCCACGAGCAGGGGGCCGGCCACGCCGCCACCGGCTACGCGCAGGCCACCGGCCGGGTCGGCGTCTGCATGGCCACCTCGGGTCCGGGCGCCACCAACCTCGTCACGCCGATCGCCGACGCCCACATGGACTCCGTCCCGCTGGTCGCGATCACCGGTCAGGTCGCCTCCAAGGCGATCGGTACCGACGCCTTCCAGGAGGCGGACATCTGCGGCATCACGATGCCGATCACCAAGCACAACTTCCTGGTGACCAAGGCCGAGGACATCCCGCGGACGATCGCCGAGGCGTTCCACATCGCCTCCACCGGCCGTCCGGGCCCGGTCCTCGTCGACATCGCCAAGGACGCGCTGCAGAACCAGACGACCTTCTCCTGGCCGCCGCAGATGGACCTGCCCGGCTACCGCCCGGTGACCAAGCCGCACGCCAAGCAGATCCGCGAGGCCGCCCGGCTGATCAACGAGGCCCAGCGCCCGGTGCTGTACGTCGGCGGCGGCGTCATGAAGGCCCGCGCCACCGCCGAGCTGCGGATCCTGGCCGAGCTGACCGGCGCCCCGGTCGTCACCACGCTGATGGCGCTCGGCTCGTTCCCCGACAGCCACCCGCAGCACGTCGGCATGCCCGGCATGCACGGTGACGTCACCGCGGTCACCGCGCTGCAGAAGTCCGACCTGCTGATCGCGCTCGGCGCCCGCTTCGACGACCGGGTCACCGGCCGGCTCGACACCTTCGCCCCGTTCGCGAAGATCGTGCACGCCGACATCGACCCCGCCGAGATCGGCAAGAACCGCGCCGCGGACGTGCCGATCGTCGGCGACGCCCGCGAGGTCCTCGCCGACCTGATCGTCGCGGTCCAGGCGGACCACGAGGCCGGCCACAAGGGCGACTACACCGACTGGTGGAAGGACCTCAACCGCTGGCGTGACACCTATCCGCTGGGCTACGACACCCCGAACGACGGCAGCCTCTCCCCGCAGCAGGTCATCGAGCGGATCGGCCAGCTGGCCCCCGAGGGCACCCTGTTCGCGGCGGGCGTCGGCCAGCACCAGATGTGGGCCGCGCAGTTCATCAAGTACGAGAAGCCCAACACGTGGTTCAACTCCGGCGGCGCCGGCACCATGGGGTACGCGGTGCCCGCCGCGATGGGCGCCAAGGCCGGCGTCCCCGGCGCGACCGTCTGGGCGGTCGACGGTGACGGCTGCTTCCAGATGACCAACCAGGAGCTGGTCACCTGCGCGCTCAACAACATCCCGATCAAGGTCGCCATCATCAACAACGGCGCCCTGGGCATGGTCCGCCAGTGGCAGAACCTCTTCTACGGCGAGCGGTTCTCCAACACCGTGCTGCACGCCGGTGAGACCAACGCCGACAGCGGCTCGACGGTCGGCGTCGGCTCGACGGTGAACCGCGGCACCCGCGTCCCGGACTTCGTCAAGCTGTCCGAGGCGATGGGCTGCGTGGGTCTGCGCTGCGAGAGCCCGGACGAGCTGGACGCGGTCATCGCCAAGGCCAACTCGATCAACGACCGCCCGGTGGTCGTGGACTTCATCGTCCACGAGGACGCCATGGTGTGGCCGATGGTCGCGGCCGGTACCTCCAACGACGAGATCCTGGCCGCCCGCGACGTCCGCCCGGACTTCAGCGACGGCCAGGAAGACTGA
- the ilvC gene encoding ketol-acid reductoisomerase: protein MAAELFYDDDADLSIIQGRKVAVIGYGSQGHAHALSLRDSGVDVRVGLHEGSKSKVKAEEEGLRVVSVAEAAAEADVIMILVPDPLQGKVYEESIKDNLKDGDALFFGHGLNIRYGFIKPPANVDVALVAPKGPGHLVRRQYEEGRGVPCIAGVEQDATGKAFALALSYAKGIGGTRAGVIKTTFTEETETDLFGEQAVLCGGASALVKAGFETLVEAGYQPEIAYFECLHELKLIVDLMYEGGLEKMRWSVSETAEWGDYITGPRIINDQTKVEMKKVLAEIQDGTFAKNWMAEYEAGLPKYNEYKKADQDHLLETTGKKLRKLMSWVDDEA, encoded by the coding sequence GTGGCTGCCGAGCTGTTCTACGACGACGACGCCGACCTCTCCATCATCCAGGGCCGCAAGGTCGCGGTCATCGGATACGGCAGCCAGGGCCACGCCCACGCGCTGTCGCTGCGTGACTCCGGCGTCGACGTGCGCGTCGGCCTGCACGAGGGTTCCAAGTCCAAGGTCAAGGCCGAGGAGGAGGGCCTGCGCGTCGTCTCCGTCGCCGAGGCCGCCGCCGAGGCCGACGTGATCATGATCCTGGTCCCGGACCCGCTCCAGGGCAAGGTCTACGAGGAGTCCATCAAGGACAACCTCAAGGACGGCGACGCGCTCTTCTTCGGTCACGGCCTCAACATCCGCTACGGCTTCATCAAGCCGCCGGCCAACGTCGACGTCGCCCTGGTCGCCCCGAAGGGCCCAGGCCACCTGGTCCGCCGTCAGTACGAAGAGGGCCGCGGCGTCCCGTGCATCGCGGGCGTCGAGCAGGACGCGACGGGCAAGGCGTTCGCGCTCGCCCTCTCCTACGCGAAGGGCATCGGCGGCACCCGTGCCGGCGTCATCAAGACCACCTTCACCGAGGAGACCGAGACCGACCTCTTCGGCGAGCAGGCGGTCCTCTGCGGCGGTGCCTCCGCGCTCGTCAAGGCGGGCTTCGAGACCCTCGTCGAGGCCGGCTACCAGCCCGAGATCGCGTACTTCGAGTGCCTCCACGAGCTCAAGCTGATCGTGGACCTCATGTACGAGGGCGGCCTGGAGAAGATGCGCTGGTCGGTCTCCGAGACCGCCGAGTGGGGCGACTACATCACCGGCCCCCGCATCATCAACGACCAGACCAAGGTCGAGATGAAGAAGGTCCTCGCCGAGATCCAGGACGGCACCTTCGCCAAGAACTGGATGGCCGAGTACGAGGCCGGTCTGCCGAAGTACAACGAGTACAAGAAGGCCGACCAGGACCACCTGCTGGAGACCACCGGCAAGAAGCTCCGCAAGCTCATGAGCTGGGTCGACGACGAGGCGTGA
- the ilvN gene encoding acetolactate synthase small subunit, with product MSKHTLSVLVENKPGVLARITALFSRRGFNIDSLAVGTTEHPEISRITIVVNVIDELPLEQVTKQLNKLVNVLKIVELEPGGAVQRELVLVKVRADNESRSKIVEIVQLFRAKTVDVSPEAVTIEATGGADKLEAMLKMLEPFGIKELVQSGTIAIGRGARSITDRSLRALDRSA from the coding sequence ATGTCCAAGCACACGCTCTCCGTCCTGGTGGAGAACAAGCCCGGCGTCCTCGCCAGGATCACCGCGCTGTTCTCCCGCCGCGGGTTCAATATCGACTCCCTCGCGGTGGGCACCACGGAGCACCCCGAGATCTCCCGCATCACGATCGTCGTCAACGTGATCGACGAGCTGCCGCTGGAGCAGGTCACCAAGCAGCTCAACAAGCTGGTCAACGTTCTGAAGATCGTAGAACTGGAGCCCGGCGGCGCTGTTCAGCGTGAACTCGTTCTGGTGAAGGTGCGGGCCGACAACGAGTCCCGATCCAAGATCGTCGAGATCGTCCAGCTGTTCCGCGCCAAGACCGTGGACGTCTCCCCGGAGGCTGTCACGATCGAGGCCACCGGCGGCGCCGACAAGCTCGAGGCGATGCTCAAGATGCTGGAGCCCTTCGGCATCAAGGAGCTGGTGCAGTCCGGCACCATCGCCATAGGGCGGGGCGCCCGCTCCATCACCGACCGCTCGCTGCGGGCTCTCGACCGCTCCGCGTAG